The genomic DNA ATCCTTTGGGGTTTCTCCTGCGCCAGAACACGGCAAGGCGTTCCTGTACACGCTGGATAGCGATACGCACGTTACCTACACCCCAACACTGGGCTATGCTGGGCAGGATAAATTTACGGTTATCCTTATTCCCGGTCCGGGCCAGCAGCGCACGCGCCTGACAGTGACGGCTCAGGTAGATGCAACGGGCGTGGTTATCCCGCACGCGGCTGTAACTGCACCTGCGGCAGAAGCTCCTAAAAAGAAAGCAGTCGTGCGCAAGGCCGTTACGCGTAAGCGTTAATCTGCCCTGCTGCCCTGTTTTTGGGTGCTGAAATTAAAAAACGGTGTTCCAGAAATGGAGCACCGTTTTTTTATGCCAATACGCTCCGGGTAAAACCCGGCAGCGTATTGGGCAGAATAAAAATTAAATGGAAAATGTAATAGGTTCGGCCAACGGACGTTTCAGCCCTGCGGATTCTGCCTGTTTTACCAGATCATCCAGCGTGGTTTTGCCCATCTGCGTAATCAGTTTCTGATCAAACTTATCCCAACATGGGGTCAGAACTTTCTGAAACAGCGCACCCTGCGGGCCATCATTGGCATCGGCATCTGTGTTCAGCACGGCTTCAATAATATCCACCAAGGAAATATCGCGCCGGGGGCGGCCAAGCCGATAGCCCCCACGTGGGCCACGAATGCTTTCCAGCAAACCAGAACGGGAAAGAGCCTGAAGCAGTGGTTCTATGCCACGCCGCGCCAGTTCGGAGCGTTCTGCAATATCAGCAGCACTTACCGTGCCGGAACGCCCGGCGTGAAACGCAACATCCAGCATAATAAGAACGGCGGTCATGGCTCTATCACGACGGAGGATCATGCAAAACAGTCCCTGTCCTGGTTGGGGGTATGGTTGATCATGTTTTATTTCCAGATCTTATGTTCAGTATAGCAGCACAGATATGGTTTATCTACGCTATAAATTCGTATTATATGGGTCTGAGATTTGTAAAACAGACATGGGAGAGCTTCTAATGGCAGCATCAACGCAGGAAAAAGAGGATTACGGCTTTGCCGCACCCAGAGGGCGGGTTTACGAGTCTGTCCTTAATCTGGTGGGGGGCACGCCGCTTGTTGCGTTGCCACGGCTGACACAGGAAGATGAATTAAAAGCCCGCGTGCTGCTGAAGCTGGAATTTTTTAACCCGCTTGGTTCTGTAAAAGACAGGATCGGCACCGCCATGGTGCTGGATGCTGAACGCAAGGGCCTGATTACACCGGGCCGTACCCTGCTGGTGGAACCTACATCGGGTAATACGGGTATCTCTTTAGCGTTTGTAGCGGCTGCACGGGGCTACAGGTTGATTGTGACTATGCCAGAGGGGGCTTCTATTGAGCGGCGGCGTATGCTGCGCCTAATGGATGCACAGGTGGAACTTACCCCCGCACGTTTGGGTATGGCCGGGGCTATTGCCCGTGCGAATGAAATTCTGAACGAAACCCCAGATGCATGGATGCCAGACCAGTTTGATAATCCGGCAAACCCCGCAGTGCATGCCGCCACCACGGCAGAAGAAATCTGGGTAGATACGGATGGCAAGGTGGATGCGGTTGTGGCTGGTGTTGGCACAGGCGGCACGGCTACAGGTATTGCAGAAGCCCTAAAGCCCCGCCGCAATACTCTACAGGTTTTTGGTGTGGAACCGGCAGAAAGTGCGATTCTGAATGGTGATGAACCCGGCCCCCACGGCATTCAGGGTATTGGCCCCGGTTTTTGCCCGGCCACGCTGAATACAAAGCTGCTGGATGGCGTTATCACTGTTTCTGAGCGTGAGGCCATTGCCGCTGCACGCCGATGTGCGCGTCTGGATGGTATTCCGGTAGGTATTTCTTCCGGCGCATCCTTGCATGCCGCGTTACAACTGGCTGGGCAGGATGAATACAAGGGCAAAACCATTGTAGCCATTGCGCCTTCCTTTGCCGAACGTTACCTTTCCACACCTCTGTTTACCGGTCTGTAAGGCCGGTTTTTAGCAGTCAAGTTTGGCCTATTGGCCACAAAAAAGCCCGTTCGGCCATGTGGCCAACGGGCTTTTTTTGAAGCTGTAAAGCTAAAGCAAGTTTTTAGCGGAAAATAATTTCCACACGCCGGTTCTGGGCTTCCTTGGTGTTGGGGCCTGTTGTAACCAGCGGATGTGTTTCACCATATCCGTGAATATCAATGGTAGTACCCGGCACGCCATCACGCATCAGTTCGGCTTTCACCACTTCCGCACGGCGGAGAGAAAGCCGCATGTTGTATTCTTCACCCGCTTTCTGGCCGGGATGGGCAGAGGAGTTATCCGTATAGCCAGAAACCGTAATGCGGGTAAGCGCCACATGGGCGGCAGCTTGCGCCGCTACACCAACAATAGAACGTGACCGATCTGTAAGGTCGGATTTATCCCAATCAAAGAACACCAGATAGCTGCGGGCGGCTGCCGGGGCGGGTGCTGCCACAATAGGTGCTGGCGGAGGTGGGGGCGGGGCCGGATTGAATTCATACCGCAGCCCCAGCATGAGGGTGTGGTTGAAATCGGTTTTGGTATCGTGATGCCCGCTGGAGAACTGATACGGGTGTGTCTGGTTGATGCTGTTGATAGTGCCGCCAATAGTGCCCCATGATGTAGCGCCATGAGACTGCGGGCCAAGCATTGTCCAGAACCGATATTCCGCTGTGGCAGAAAGCCCAACAACCCACGGAATGGGGAAGGCAAGGCCAAAAATGCCCTGATAGGCAAAGTTGCCAAACGTGCCACCCATTTTTTCTGCAAGCTGGTTGCCCGGTGCGGTTACGGATGTGCGCATGGCTGTCCAGCCATAGCCAATACCGGCCCCAAAATACGGAAACAGCCACGGCTTGCCGATATCCAGATCAAACAGGGCATTAGCCATAACGCCATAAGTCTGGCGGCGGCCATCTGCACGGCTGTTGAAGGTATTGGTGACAAACCGCTGATAACCTATGCTGCGGTAATCGCCTTCAACTTCCACACGGAAGCCGTTGCCCAAACCCCAACCGATGGAGCCAATACCCGCAGCGCCCGTGCGCCAGCGGTCTCGCCCATCAGGAAACTGGGCGGACGTACGTACGCGCTGATCCTGGTTAAAGGTGGCACCGCCTTCACCCGCAATATAAAGCCCCTGCACAGGCTGGGCTTTTGCGGTTACGGCAGCACACAACAGAAGCCCCGCGGCCAGCGGCGCAGAAAGCAGCGTTTGCGCAAGCAATTTCTGGCGCGGCTTCATGGTCTTCTCCCTGCTATGGCAGTAGTCGCGCGATACGTCCGGCATCGCATCTAATAGTACGAAGGCACACATGCTTGCCTTCTTTGCTGTAAAGTTGCCCGCTGTGCAACAGGTAGAACGGCCAGTTGACACAAACAGACGGGATTTATGTGTAATAAATGCCGCAGGCGTGTGCGATAAGCCACAATTAAGCAAATTGTATCAGAGCAGTATTGCTTCAAACGAAGGGCTGAAGCTGTCCGATTCAATTTCCAGAACCCATAAATCGGGGTCAAACTTAACCTGACGTTCTATAAACTTTTGAATCTGTTCCGCATCAACAGGCGTATTACCTGTCGCGCGCAACCATGCAGGTTCACCTTCTGGTGTACGAGTCTGGCTTAAAACCACGCCAGAACCGTTGCGTGCCGCCAACACCACCAGAATGCCACCTGCATCCGGGTCTCCCTTACGCAGGAGCATGGCGGATCGGCCATCCTGCCCGCTTTGGCGGAGTATGGCGCGGGCCATGATATCGGTTTTAAGGCGGGGTGGGGGGGGCATGTATCCTGCTTTACGGGGCTGCGGAAATCTGAGGAGCCGTTACGGCATCATCCGGAATGGCGTTGATGGCCGTTTTATACCACTCTGGATTCTCCAGCACGTTGCGCGCCACGTTCACATCCCGGTCAGTGCCCAGAGCGGCCGGACAGGTTTTGCGAATGGACATGATCTGAGAAACGGGAATCGGAAAGCGGGCATTGCGTGAAGCCGTAATGGCGGCCTGATTAGCCACTTGCCCTTCTGCCAGATCATGCAGATTTTTTTCTACATCTGCGGCACCAAGGCTGGTGCAAACCTGCGGCATCACGCCAAGCCCCTGCAACGGCCAGCGCAATGGGGCTATTACACGGCTCCATGTTACAAACAGCTCACCTTCATCGGGCAACTGTGCCACGGTTTGCACCAAACCTTTGCCTAAGGTTGCGCTGCCAATTACCACTGCACGGCGATGGTCCGCCAAGGCTGCGGCCAGAATTTCTGCGGCACTTGCGGTACGTCCATCTACCAGAATGGCAATGGGCAGGCCGTTTGTCATGTCACCACCTTGCACGGCCCATATATGGTTGGCCTGCGCATCCCGCCCACTGGTTACGGCGGCCACGCCTCTATCAAGCAGCAGGGCGGCGGCGGTTACGGCCTGTTGCAGCACACCGCCACGGTTGCCGCGCAAATCTATAATCAGGCCTTTTAAGTGCGTATCCTGCACGGCCTGATCCAGATACTGGCTCATTTCCTCTGCGGTATCGGAGGAAAAGGCCGTAACGCGCAGCACCACAATGGAGCCACTGGCAAAAGCAAATACGGTTTCGGGCGGTGTTTTGGCGCGGCGTAAGGTTACGGTGCGCGCACGGCGTTGGCCGGGTGTGAGCAGGCGCAGCACAACGGGGGTATCTTCCTCTCCCCGCAGCCATTCCATAACCGTTTCTGGTGTTTTGCCTGCCGTTAAACGGTTGTTGACGGAAAGCAGTCTGTCACCTGTATCTATGGCGGCTGTCCACGCCGGGCCGTTGGCATTTATGGCGGATATAACAAGGTAGCGGCCACTTTGCCCAAGACTGACGCCAATATCTGCTTCTCCACCCACGCGCGCAGCCCGATCCGAGGTGGCGGAAGTGGGGCCAATGTAGCGAGAATAGGAGTCTAGGTGGTTAAACAGTTCATCAAAAAACGCCTGCACCAGTTCTTCGCGGCTGGTTGTGCGCACGGCAAGGGAATGTGCGCGTGCGGTATCCAGAAAATCTACGACAATTTGTGCCCAATCATCCGCTGAACCCTCTGTAGGGGCTGGGCGGGAGAGCAGGCTGGTCTGGCCAGAAAGAAGCTGGATATTGGCACCGCGGGAATCGAAGGATAGGGAAGGATCAAGCGCTGAAAGGCTGGCCAGCCCCCAAAGTGTGAAATCCCGATAGCTATGCGCTTCCAGCGTGCGTGGCTGCAAAAACTGAAGAGCCGTGCTGATAACGGATTTAACCATCAGCATATCCGGCACAGGGGCCTTGTCTGGTACCGCAGCGGCGGATGCAGGTTGTTGTTCTGCTATAGGTGATGCGGATGCAGCCGCCTGTGTTGTGGAGGCAGAGCCCGGAGCACTATCTGGTAGCGGTGTATCGGATTTGCTTTGGGCGTGCAGGGGGGCAGGTTGGCAAAAAAGCAACACAGCCAGCACCATGCCCGGTAAGGCACGCGGCAGACCACGCACAAACCAGATGGCGTTTTCAGTGCTCATATACGGCATCAGTCAGCATCAGCGTACCTCGCGCCGGGCAGGTGCCCGCCAAGGTAACTGAAAGCACAGCCCCACTTTGCACGTGGGGGTGATGTGCCGAGGCATGGGTGTGCTGCGAGTCGTCATTCATCCCTGTGCGATCCGGAAAAGCTGACCATGCAAGGAAAGACGGAGTTCCGGTTTTCGTCAATCTCACTCGCAAGCCATGCCGTGTTGCTGTCATGACATGGGCAAACATTTTCTGGCCAACAAACGGGGCAAGAAAGATAGCAGCCAGCCGGTTCAGACTATCCTGCATGATGGTAGCTGCCCGGCGTTCTGTAAAGTTTAGCTGTGATGCTAAAGCCACATCTGGCGCAGGCAAGCGAGTATCAGCCTGCGCAGAGGAGTCGTTTATGTGGGTTAAGGCGCGGTGTGCCAGCAGATCTGCATACCGGCGGATAGGGCTGGTAAAATGTGTGTAGTGGCCCAGCCGTAGGTCATAATGTGATGCTGCGCGGGTGCTATAGCGCGCCATGTGGCGTGGGCTATCTGGGCTGGGCTGCGCATGGGTGCGGAATAGTGCTGGCAATGCCTGCGCTTGCAATTTTTCCGCCGCGATCTGATTAGCCAGAATCATGCACGCCGCCACCATATAATGTGCTTCCTGAGTGTTACGCGACACAAAGGCACAGGGTTGCCCGGTGGTATCAAACTGTACGTTCCAACCCGTTTCTTCCCGTTCCATCACACCGCGC from Acetobacter ascendens includes the following:
- a CDS encoding Ig-like domain-containing protein, yielding MRLRGIAGLALTGGMLAGCATTGGPIHVGSPNPFGYLKKSAVCSTTPIKKEADGSLSTTMTVRSDDGLCEVLVDQPGGKAYASFGVSPAPEHGKAFLYTLDSDTHVTYTPTLGYAGQDKFTVILIPGPGQQRTRLTVTAQVDATGVVIPHAAVTAPAAEAPKKKAVVRKAVTRKR
- a CDS encoding RrF2 family transcriptional regulator, coding for MILRRDRAMTAVLIMLDVAFHAGRSGTVSAADIAERSELARRGIEPLLQALSRSGLLESIRGPRGGYRLGRPRRDISLVDIIEAVLNTDADANDGPQGALFQKVLTPCWDKFDQKLITQMGKTTLDDLVKQAESAGLKRPLAEPITFSI
- the cysK gene encoding cysteine synthase A yields the protein MGELLMAASTQEKEDYGFAAPRGRVYESVLNLVGGTPLVALPRLTQEDELKARVLLKLEFFNPLGSVKDRIGTAMVLDAERKGLITPGRTLLVEPTSGNTGISLAFVAAARGYRLIVTMPEGASIERRRMLRLMDAQVELTPARLGMAGAIARANEILNETPDAWMPDQFDNPANPAVHAATTAEEIWVDTDGKVDAVVAGVGTGGTATGIAEALKPRRNTLQVFGVEPAESAILNGDEPGPHGIQGIGPGFCPATLNTKLLDGVITVSEREAIAAARRCARLDGIPVGISSGASLHAALQLAGQDEYKGKTIVAIAPSFAERYLSTPLFTGL
- a CDS encoding OmpA family protein, with the protein product MCAFVLLDAMPDVSRDYCHSREKTMKPRQKLLAQTLLSAPLAAGLLLCAAVTAKAQPVQGLYIAGEGGATFNQDQRVRTSAQFPDGRDRWRTGAAGIGSIGWGLGNGFRVEVEGDYRSIGYQRFVTNTFNSRADGRRQTYGVMANALFDLDIGKPWLFPYFGAGIGYGWTAMRTSVTAPGNQLAEKMGGTFGNFAYQGIFGLAFPIPWVVGLSATAEYRFWTMLGPQSHGATSWGTIGGTINSINQTHPYQFSSGHHDTKTDFNHTLMLGLRYEFNPAPPPPPPAPIVAAPAPAAARSYLVFFDWDKSDLTDRSRSIVGVAAQAAAHVALTRITVSGYTDNSSAHPGQKAGEEYNMRLSLRRAEVVKAELMRDGVPGTTIDIHGYGETHPLVTTGPNTKEAQNRRVEIIFR
- a CDS encoding DUF1491 family protein — encoded protein: MPPPPRLKTDIMARAILRQSGQDGRSAMLLRKGDPDAGGILVVLAARNGSGVVLSQTRTPEGEPAWLRATGNTPVDAEQIQKFIERQVKFDPDLWVLEIESDSFSPSFEAILL
- a CDS encoding S41 family peptidase — translated: MVLAVLLFCQPAPLHAQSKSDTPLPDSAPGSASTTQAAASASPIAEQQPASAAAVPDKAPVPDMLMVKSVISTALQFLQPRTLEAHSYRDFTLWGLASLSALDPSLSFDSRGANIQLLSGQTSLLSRPAPTEGSADDWAQIVVDFLDTARAHSLAVRTTSREELVQAFFDELFNHLDSYSRYIGPTSATSDRAARVGGEADIGVSLGQSGRYLVISAINANGPAWTAAIDTGDRLLSVNNRLTAGKTPETVMEWLRGEEDTPVVLRLLTPGQRRARTVTLRRAKTPPETVFAFASGSIVVLRVTAFSSDTAEEMSQYLDQAVQDTHLKGLIIDLRGNRGGVLQQAVTAAALLLDRGVAAVTSGRDAQANHIWAVQGGDMTNGLPIAILVDGRTASAAEILAAALADHRRAVVIGSATLGKGLVQTVAQLPDEGELFVTWSRVIAPLRWPLQGLGVMPQVCTSLGAADVEKNLHDLAEGQVANQAAITASRNARFPIPVSQIMSIRKTCPAALGTDRDVNVARNVLENPEWYKTAINAIPDDAVTAPQISAAP